AGGCCTGTGAAGAGTTTGTTCTCAACATCCAAATCTGCTTCAAGGCTTTCTTCATCAACCCTGTAATCGGTTGTAATTTTCAACTGGTCGCTGCTTCCGAAAGTCTTTACATCAACTGCATTTTTTTGTCCTTCTTTATTTACGAACTGCTTTTCCAAACTCTCCGCAGCTTCATCGGCTACAACCGGATTTGCAAAACGTACGACATAGCTTCGGCCTCCTTTAAAGTCTACCCCATATTTAAAACCTGAAGTAAAAATGGATGCAAGACAGATTAAGGTAATAATCCCAGAGAAAATATAAGCAAGTTTTCTTTTGCCGATAAAGTTAATCCAAGTATTTCTGAAAATATTCTTACTAAATTTCGTCCAAACTGACAGGGATTTCCCTTTCTCGAGTCTGCTGAAGATCAATACTCTGGTCAATACCACACACGTGAACATCGAAAGCAGGATACCGATACCCAATGTTACAGCAAAGCCCTGAATAGGCCCGGTACCGAAAATATACAGTACAATGGCAGTAAGCAAGGAGGTAATGTTACCATCAATAATCGCTGAAAGCGAGAATTTGAAGCCTTCGTTATACGCCTCGCGGATGTTTTTACCAGCGAAGAGTTCTTCCTTGGTTCGTTCATATACAATTACGTTGGCATCAATAGACATCGCCATAGATAATACGATACCCGCAATACCAGGCAATGTAAGCGTAGCATCCACCGAGTCCATGATTCCTAGCAGATAGAAAAGGTTGATACTAATGGCGATGATGGCGTAAACACCGGCTCCGCCGTAATAGAACAACATGTATAAAATAATGATTACAAACGCGATGATGAAGGAATACATACCGGCCTGTACAGATTCTGCGCCCAGCGATGGCCCAACGACCTCAGCCTGAACGATCTTCGCACCGGCTGGCAATTTACCCGCTCCCAGTACGTTTACCAAATCCTGCGCTTCTTCCTGTGAGAAACTGCCCGAGATTTGGGTACGCCCGTTCGGGATTTCATTTACGACATTCGGTGCGGTATATACCACATTATCAAGCGTTACCGCTACTGGTTTGTTTACATTGCGACTGGTAAGCGTTTTCCAGTCTTTGGATCCTTTGGAGTCCATCTGCATATCCACCACAATTCTACCAAGGTCATCATAATTTACCCTTGCAGATTCTACAGCGCCATCTACTGGTGCTTTCTGGTTGATATTGCCACGGATGGCATACAGCACCAAATTATTCGGATCGTTGACTTCCGGCTTATATCCCCACATAAATTGAGAATATTTCAAGTTTTGTGGTCTTAAATTTTTCGCAGCTTCGCTGTTGAGGATTTTATTTACAACCGCTGTATCAGAAAGTTTTACATTGGCTACACCATTAGACCTCAGCGTACCCAATTGCATCAGCGCTACCAAGTTTGTATTGGCAGGCACCCCGATAGAATCCGCTTTTGCGTTAACGATCGTGTTTAACTGCTCAAAATAAGGTAATACTTCCTGAACCTGCTGTACTTCCCAGAACTGAAGTTTGGCAGAAGTCTGAAGCATTTTCTTCACGCGGTCGATATCTTTTACGCCTGGCATTTCTACGGAGATACGTCCGGTACGTGGTACACGCTGAACGTTTGGTTGGGTAACGCCCATTTTATCGATACGTGTACGGATGACTTCATAGGCGGTACCTGTAGAAAGTTCGATGCGGTTTTCTATGATATTCCTAACTTTATCGTCGGGTGTGTTGAATTTGATTTCAGAAAGGTTGGTATTCCCGAAGATTTCAGGGTCGGCAAGTTTCAGGTTGGTTCCCTTTTCTTTATTTACCTGCTCGAATTGGGTAAAGAAATCTTTAATGTAAGTATTGGTAGAGTTTTTCTGTTGCTGATCTGTCCTGTCCAATGCCTCGATGAGTACAGGGTTGGTGGAGTAATTGGTAAGGTTGTTCACCAAATCTCTCTGGTTAATTTCCAATAGAACGTTGATGCCGCCTTTAAGGTCTAGCCCAAGTTTCATCTCTTTCTCTTTGGACTTTGAGTAATATAGTTTTGTAAAACCGAGATTCAGGGTGTCTTTTGAAAGTCTGGCCAGTTCTTTCTGGTATTTCTCCGGATTATCACCGGCTATTTCAGTGGCCTGCTTCTCCAACTTGCTGGCATACCAGGTAGGCAACAATTCGTTAAGGCAAATAAGCCCAAGAATGACTGCAACCAGCGTAATAAGTCCTTTTCCTTGCATTGTTAATAGTTTACAACATTAAAATTATAGTCGGCAAATATAATGATTTTCACTACAATTAAGAATTTTTAACAGAATAATTTGGAAG
This DNA window, taken from Chryseobacterium sp. 6424, encodes the following:
- the secD gene encoding protein translocase subunit SecD, encoding MQGKGLITLVAVILGLICLNELLPTWYASKLEKQATEIAGDNPEKYQKELARLSKDTLNLGFTKLYYSKSKEKEMKLGLDLKGGINVLLEINQRDLVNNLTNYSTNPVLIEALDRTDQQQKNSTNTYIKDFFTQFEQVNKEKGTNLKLADPEIFGNTNLSEIKFNTPDDKVRNIIENRIELSTGTAYEVIRTRIDKMGVTQPNVQRVPRTGRISVEMPGVKDIDRVKKMLQTSAKLQFWEVQQVQEVLPYFEQLNTIVNAKADSIGVPANTNLVALMQLGTLRSNGVANVKLSDTAVVNKILNSEAAKNLRPQNLKYSQFMWGYKPEVNDPNNLVLYAIRGNINQKAPVDGAVESARVNYDDLGRIVVDMQMDSKGSKDWKTLTSRNVNKPVAVTLDNVVYTAPNVVNEIPNGRTQISGSFSQEEAQDLVNVLGAGKLPAGAKIVQAEVVGPSLGAESVQAGMYSFIIAFVIIILYMLFYYGGAGVYAIIAISINLFYLLGIMDSVDATLTLPGIAGIVLSMAMSIDANVIVYERTKEELFAGKNIREAYNEGFKFSLSAIIDGNITSLLTAIVLYIFGTGPIQGFAVTLGIGILLSMFTCVVLTRVLIFSRLEKGKSLSVWTKFSKNIFRNTWINFIGKRKLAYIFSGIITLICLASIFTSGFKYGVDFKGGRSYVVRFANPVVADEAAESLEKQFVNKEGQKNAVDVKTFGSSDQLKITTDYRVDEESLEADLDVENKLFTGLQPYLPEDAQISGFKDSGASNYGIVSSVKVGPTVADDIKSGGAIAMLIALAGIFLYILVRFKKWQFSTGAIASLVHDAIVILGVYSLLKNVMPFNMEINQDFIAAILTVLGYSINDTVIIFDRIREYLAEKKSLTLEGLFNDSISSTLGRTFNTAFMTFLVILAIFIFGGENLRGFMFALLIGVGFGTYSTWFIASAVSYDLLKKKNPAGTSNKLAADKVTEDKRK